In the Moraxella osloensis genome, one interval contains:
- a CDS encoding M48 family metallopeptidase, with translation MQTVLTAYAEQGIKLAIESKPVKHINFRIKSIDEAPFTSLLSVSYPMRMPQHLLMQSLEHRLAWAIDCQQKQRKLKELKPKKPAYINDIKDLANLTLESNIYFEGQQVIVRELLLKHHIKPSELARLDVGKTLLYIYKFWLTQFIQNRQAFWQDKVGKSASRITPYTMKTRWGSCSTQAKTIRLSVWLAQFPPDCADYVLVHELCHLIEPNHSARFWAQVARVMPDYKTWHQQLKFGEL, from the coding sequence ATGCAAACTGTACTCACCGCCTACGCTGAGCAAGGTATCAAACTTGCGATTGAAAGCAAACCGGTCAAACATATCAACTTTCGTATCAAATCGATTGATGAAGCACCGTTTACTAGCTTGCTCAGCGTGTCTTACCCCATGCGTATGCCACAACACCTGCTGATGCAATCGCTTGAACATCGCCTTGCATGGGCAATCGACTGCCAGCAAAAACAACGAAAACTCAAAGAACTTAAACCCAAAAAACCTGCCTATATCAATGATATTAAAGACTTGGCAAATTTGACCCTTGAAAGCAACATTTATTTTGAAGGGCAACAGGTTATAGTCAGAGAGTTATTGTTAAAACATCACATAAAACCAAGCGAGCTGGCGCGATTGGATGTTGGCAAAACTTTACTCTATATTTACAAATTTTGGCTCACTCAATTTATCCAAAATCGCCAAGCGTTTTGGCAAGACAAAGTGGGTAAATCCGCCAGCAGAATCACGCCCTACACCATGAAAACCCGATGGGGCAGTTGTAGCACCCAAGCCAAAACCATTCGCTTGTCCGTTTGGCTGGCGCAATTCCCGCCAGACTGCGCGGATTATGTGTTGGTGCATGAGCTTTGTCATCTGATTGAGCCCAATCATTCGGCACGATTTTGGGCGCAGGTGGCACGAGTTATGCCAGATTATAAAACTTGGCATCAGCAATTAAAATTTGGCGAGCTTTAA
- a CDS encoding M61 family metallopeptidase: MSQIHYQFDFKKFREHLVDVTLTFTADNDDPIVWLPAWIAGSYMIREFSKHITAVTATIHDTNANNNQRLKKLDKNHWQIHAKQGDRISITYEVYAYDLSVRGAYVDETRLYGNFTSLALAVQGQENQAIKAELICPQDFYEVNGVEVSLATALAEKMHQQAEQTIYQLTADNYEQLTDSPFEIAEQDEFWFDVKSGENTIAHRFVISGVHHSDLERLETDLSKICQSYVDWLGDTPFDDYLFMTMATSSDYGGLEHLASTSLITPRDDLPTFFEQAEPSESYQRFLGLCSHEYFHAWWVKTVRPEVFLNANFNQETYTTLLWVFEGFTSYVDDFMLQKSGVISQHSYLKLLAEQINRYYQTHGRALQSVAESSFDAWIKLYRSDENTANAGISYYNKGALVALCLDLTLINHGKRIFDVIKVFYDKAKAQDNRRFGMTDANLDDVMNECLPKDVWQDFKAKYIDGTTELPLFELLSEQGVSIEQKDDDITWGMKYMSEPTGLKVQRVVRNSQAAAAGISANDVIVAIDGLKASEKWLKSTAKTQKISEDPAVCHVFRRDELLVLEVPPVSDAHVKQPQTWTLLAGENTSFTKWLQWK, from the coding sequence ATGTCCCAAATTCATTACCAATTCGATTTTAAAAAATTTCGTGAACACCTTGTCGATGTCACGCTTACGTTTACTGCGGACAATGACGACCCAATCGTTTGGCTACCTGCTTGGATTGCGGGCAGTTATATGATTAGAGAATTTAGCAAACACATTACAGCTGTCACCGCCACCATTCATGACACCAACGCCAATAACAATCAACGCCTTAAAAAATTGGATAAAAACCACTGGCAAATCCACGCCAAGCAAGGCGACCGTATTAGCATCACTTATGAAGTCTACGCTTATGACTTATCGGTGCGTGGGGCATATGTCGATGAAACTCGCCTGTACGGCAACTTCACCTCCCTAGCATTAGCGGTACAAGGGCAAGAAAACCAAGCGATTAAAGCCGAACTCATTTGCCCGCAAGACTTTTATGAGGTAAACGGTGTGGAAGTCAGCCTAGCTACTGCCTTAGCGGAAAAAATGCACCAACAAGCCGAACAAACCATCTATCAGCTAACGGCAGACAACTACGAGCAACTCACCGACAGCCCGTTTGAAATTGCTGAGCAAGACGAATTTTGGTTCGATGTAAAAAGTGGCGAAAACACCATTGCACACCGATTTGTGATTTCTGGCGTACACCACAGCGACCTTGAACGGCTAGAAACTGACCTTAGCAAAATTTGTCAAAGCTATGTCGATTGGCTGGGTGATACGCCGTTTGATGATTATCTGTTTATGACCATGGCGACTTCAAGCGACTATGGCGGGCTTGAGCACCTTGCCAGTACCAGTTTGATTACCCCACGAGATGACCTACCCACATTTTTTGAACAAGCTGAGCCAAGCGAGAGTTATCAACGCTTTTTGGGCTTGTGTAGCCATGAATATTTTCATGCGTGGTGGGTAAAAACCGTGCGTCCCGAAGTTTTTTTAAACGCCAATTTTAACCAAGAGACTTACACCACCTTGCTATGGGTGTTTGAAGGCTTTACCAGTTATGTGGATGATTTTATGCTACAAAAAAGCGGGGTTATTTCGCAACATAGCTATCTTAAGCTGCTTGCTGAACAAATCAATCGCTACTATCAGACTCACGGGCGCGCCTTGCAAAGTGTGGCAGAATCAAGCTTTGATGCGTGGATAAAGCTATATCGTAGCGATGAGAACACCGCCAACGCAGGGATTAGCTACTACAATAAAGGCGCGCTGGTGGCGTTATGTTTAGACTTGACTTTGATAAACCATGGCAAACGTATTTTTGATGTGATAAAAGTTTTTTATGACAAAGCTAAAGCCCAAGATAATCGCCGTTTTGGTATGACGGACGCCAATCTAGATGACGTCATGAATGAATGTTTACCCAAAGACGTTTGGCAAGATTTTAAAGCCAAATATATCGACGGCACGACAGAATTACCGCTATTTGAACTGTTGTCAGAACAGGGTGTGAGTATTGAGCAAAAAGACGATGATATTACTTGGGGCATGAAATATATGAGCGAGCCTACTGGGTTAAAAGTGCAACGTGTTGTGCGAAATAGCCAAGCCGCCGCTGCAGGGATTTCTGCTAATGACGTCATCGTGGCAATTGATGGGTTGAAAGCGAGCGAAAAATGGCTAAAATCTACGGCTAAAACCCAAAAAATTAGTGAAGACCCTGCCGTGTGTCATGTATTTCGCCGCGATGAGTTGTTGGTACTTGAAGTGCCACCCGTGAGCGACGCGCATGTTAAACAACCGCAAACATGGACGCTGTTAGCGGGTGAAAATACAAGCTTCACAAAATGGCTGCAGTGGAAATAA
- a CDS encoding type B 50S ribosomal protein L31, producing MRADIHPAYQEVLFHDTNADVYFLTRSTIKSKVTREYEGKEYPYVALDISSASHPFYTGEQRKTQNEGRVASFNKRFGAFAGRNKK from the coding sequence ATGCGCGCAGATATCCATCCAGCTTATCAAGAAGTTCTATTCCACGACACCAACGCTGACGTTTACTTTTTAACTCGCTCGACTATCAAATCAAAAGTAACTCGCGAATACGAAGGTAAAGAATACCCATACGTCGCACTCGATATTTCAAGTGCCTCACACCCATTCTATACCGGCGAACAACGTAAAACCCAAAACGAAGGTCGTGTGGCAAGCTTCAACAAACGTTTCGGCGCATTTGCAGGTCGTAACAAAAAATAA
- a CDS encoding RNA pyrophosphohydrolase, with the protein MIDADGFRANVGIILANTHGQVLWAKRVGHDAWQFPQGGIDFGETPLDAMYRELWEEVGLYPQHVKVLSQTQNWLRYRLPKRFVRQGQYPLCIGQKQKWFLLQLDENNVEHIRFDTAKPEFDRWEWVSYWYPLNQVVAFKRNVYRRALFELSPQLPLKKELLLPKNVKIHSY; encoded by the coding sequence ATGATTGATGCAGACGGCTTTCGAGCCAACGTAGGTATCATCTTGGCAAATACACACGGGCAAGTACTGTGGGCAAAACGCGTGGGTCACGATGCTTGGCAGTTTCCACAAGGTGGCATTGATTTTGGTGAAACGCCGCTTGATGCAATGTATCGGGAATTGTGGGAAGAAGTCGGACTGTATCCTCAGCATGTCAAAGTGTTGTCACAAACCCAAAATTGGCTTCGTTATCGGTTGCCAAAACGTTTTGTACGACAAGGACAATATCCTTTGTGTATTGGACAAAAACAAAAATGGTTTTTGCTCCAGCTAGATGAGAACAATGTAGAACATATCCGTTTTGATACGGCAAAACCTGAATTTGACCGCTGGGAATGGGTCAGTTACTGGTATCCGCTTAACCAAGTGGTGGCTTTTAAACGTAATGTATATCGCCGCGCCTTGTTTGAGTTATCACCGCAGTTGCCACTCAAAAAGGAATTGTTACTACCCAAAAACGTAAAAATTCATTCCTATTGA
- a CDS encoding OsmC family protein, with the protein MKATVNWLKNEDINFEAVTENGNKIIMDSTEKLGAKPMEMVLMGLGGCASYDVVSILQKARQAVSDVECQLSAKRADTIPAVFTDIHLHFVVKGSAIKEAQVKKAIELSAEKYCSASRMLENGGVKITHDYEIIDETSDEITNETVKG; encoded by the coding sequence ATGAAAGCAACGGTAAATTGGTTAAAAAACGAAGACATTAATTTTGAAGCCGTGACCGAAAACGGCAATAAAATCATCATGGATTCAACGGAAAAATTGGGTGCCAAACCCATGGAAATGGTTTTGATGGGGCTTGGCGGCTGTGCCAGTTATGATGTGGTCAGTATCCTGCAAAAAGCCCGTCAGGCGGTGAGCGATGTTGAGTGCCAGTTATCGGCTAAGCGTGCCGACACGATTCCTGCAGTATTTACTGATATTCATTTGCATTTTGTGGTCAAAGGCAGCGCTATCAAAGAAGCGCAGGTTAAAAAAGCCATCGAGTTATCGGCAGAAAAATACTGCTCAGCCAGTCGTATGCTAGAAAATGGCGGTGTCAAAATCACCCATGACTACGAAATCATTGATGAAACCTCTGATGAAATCACTAATGAAACGGTTAAAGGGTAG
- a CDS encoding MAPEG family protein, producing MFPYLSAVPATNSSVVLAMMVASLLPLGFAILAKLFGGFKSKDNANPREFLGKQTGAAARAHAAQQNSYETLPVFLAAVIVALLFFVPLSVVTQLAWLYVILRIIYGLAYIANWATFRSIIWSLSLACPMMLFYLAIRLS from the coding sequence ATGTTTCCCTATCTAAGTGCTGTGCCTGCCACCAATAGTAGTGTGGTATTGGCAATGATGGTCGCCAGTTTATTGCCCTTGGGGTTTGCGATATTGGCAAAGCTCTTTGGCGGATTTAAAAGCAAAGACAATGCCAATCCGCGCGAGTTTTTGGGTAAACAAACGGGCGCGGCAGCGCGTGCCCATGCCGCCCAGCAAAATAGCTATGAAACCTTGCCGGTATTCTTGGCAGCGGTGATCGTGGCGTTGCTATTTTTTGTACCGCTGTCAGTGGTGACGCAGTTGGCGTGGTTGTATGTGATATTACGGATTATTTATGGGTTGGCGTATATTGCCAATTGGGCAACTTTTCGCTCAATTATTTGGTCGCTTAGCCTAGCTTGTCCAATGATGCTGTTTTATCTTGCGATTCGGTTGAGTTAG
- a CDS encoding ISAs1 family transposase, translating into MLTNPIAYLSQIEDPRRQNKNLLHPLKNILTIALTGILCGYSDWVAIEDFASENQAWFASFLDLTNGIPSHDTFSNVMKRLNKDQINRYFSQWINHNAPKHKHIAIDGKFVQGSHHDNDNLQLVSAYASEAKLILAQTDINDKANEITTLPQLLSLIDIKGSTITADAMYCQKDTTKQIIKQGGNYILALKNNHKTLFDDVSLWLNTQFDNKQLKVYETTEKDHGRLETRRYAISTELDWLEQKDQWHTLNAVVMVESTRDIQGNVSTERRYYLSSLTDLTTIGDTLRKHWAIENSQHWVLDVIFGEDTAIKLERDEKANIALLTRTALNLIRANGDANLSVKRHKIRASQNTAFREKLLFGKFL; encoded by the coding sequence ATGCTCACAAACCCAATTGCATACCTAAGTCAAATAGAAGACCCAAGACGACAAAACAAAAACCTACTACACCCACTTAAAAACATTTTAACCATTGCCCTCACAGGCATACTATGTGGCTATAGTGACTGGGTAGCCATTGAGGACTTTGCTAGTGAAAACCAAGCGTGGTTTGCCAGCTTTCTTGACCTAACCAATGGCATACCCTCACATGACACTTTTAGCAACGTTATGAAACGATTAAATAAAGACCAAATTAACCGCTATTTTAGCCAATGGATAAACCACAACGCCCCAAAGCACAAACACATTGCCATTGATGGCAAATTTGTACAAGGTAGTCATCACGATAACGACAATTTACAGCTTGTTAGTGCCTATGCCAGTGAAGCTAAACTTATCCTAGCCCAAACCGACATCAACGACAAAGCCAATGAAATCACCACACTGCCACAGCTACTTAGTCTTATCGACATCAAAGGTAGCACCATCACGGCTGATGCCATGTATTGCCAAAAAGACACCACCAAACAAATTATCAAACAAGGTGGCAACTACATCTTGGCGTTAAAAAATAATCATAAAACTTTATTCGATGATGTATCTTTGTGGCTCAATACTCAGTTTGATAACAAGCAACTAAAAGTCTATGAAACTACCGAAAAAGACCATGGTCGCCTTGAAACTAGACGTTATGCGATTTCAACTGAGTTGGATTGGTTGGAACAAAAAGACCAGTGGCATACGCTAAATGCTGTTGTGATGGTTGAATCCACTCGTGATATTCAAGGTAACGTAAGCACAGAACGTCGCTATTATTTATCGTCGTTGACAGATTTAACCACGATTGGCGATACCCTTCGCAAGCATTGGGCAATTGAGAATAGTCAGCACTGGGTGCTTGATGTAATATTCGGTGAGGATACTGCTATCAAGCTTGAACGCGATGAAAAGGCTAATATTGCTTTGCTTACTCGCACTGCGTTAAATCTTATTCGTGCTAATGGTGATGCTAATCTGTCGGTAAAGCGTCACAAAATTAGGGCGTCTCAAAATACGGCTTTCCGTGAAAAGTTGCTGTTCGGAAAATTTTTATAG
- a CDS encoding tRNA dihydrouridine synthase: MASHLSQFSTDFTQPQIVLAPMEGLTDPLMRDILTSIGHYDWTVSEFIRVTQHVLPAHVFYKFVPELLHEDNLKGKTIHGTPVHVQLLGSEPELMAGNAVKAVELGALAIDINFGCPAKTVNSHRGGSVLLTEPETLYQIIHAVRQAVPSDTPVSAKIRLGYEDTSLTQEIGDAVQSANASWLTIHARTKTQGYKPPAYWELIAPLTQRLGLPIIANGEIWQTEQAMRCRKQANTPHIMLGRGAVTRPDLVNQIKAMDKGDRAENMVWQALLKLQIAFLQGHARSDNMLVGRYKQWLGMLTQGYEEANELWQNAKKIKNLDEMLKLLAKYL, translated from the coding sequence ATGGCTAGTCACTTATCGCAGTTTAGCACCGATTTTACCCAGCCGCAAATTGTCCTTGCGCCGATGGAAGGACTGACCGACCCATTGATGCGGGATATTTTAACCAGTATCGGGCATTACGACTGGACGGTGAGTGAGTTTATTCGCGTCACCCAGCACGTCCTGCCCGCGCATGTGTTTTATAAATTTGTACCCGAACTTTTGCATGAGGATAATTTAAAAGGCAAAACCATTCACGGCACGCCAGTACATGTACAGTTACTGGGCAGTGAGCCCGAATTGATGGCAGGTAATGCCGTCAAAGCGGTCGAGCTTGGTGCGTTAGCCATTGATATTAACTTTGGCTGCCCTGCTAAAACTGTCAATAGTCACCGCGGTGGCTCGGTGTTGCTCACCGAACCTGAAACCTTGTATCAAATCATCCATGCAGTACGCCAAGCCGTGCCATCGGATACGCCTGTATCAGCAAAAATCCGACTCGGCTATGAAGATACTTCACTAACCCAAGAAATCGGCGATGCGGTGCAATCAGCCAACGCCAGTTGGCTGACCATCCATGCCCGTACCAAAACCCAAGGCTATAAACCCCCTGCCTATTGGGAGTTAATCGCGCCCCTGACGCAGCGGCTGGGCTTACCGATTATTGCTAATGGCGAAATTTGGCAGACTGAACAAGCCATGCGTTGCCGCAAACAAGCGAACACCCCACATATCATGCTCGGACGTGGTGCGGTCACTCGTCCTGATTTGGTCAATCAAATCAAAGCGATGGATAAAGGTGACAGGGCAGAAAATATGGTTTGGCAAGCGCTACTCAAGCTACAAATTGCGTTTTTGCAAGGACATGCCCGTAGCGACAATATGCTAGTGGGACGTTACAAACAGTGGCTTGGCATGTTGACACAAGGTTATGAAGAAGCCAATGAGCTTTGGCAAAATGCCAAAAAAATTAAAAATCTTGATGAGATGTTAAAATTATTAGCTAAATATCTTTGA
- a CDS encoding UvrD-helicase domain-containing protein, with protein MSNPSVIPNQSPAHSLTQRPTGEQQQAVDMALTRQSFKVVAYAGAGKTTTLNLIGNQLRGRGIYLAFNKAIAAEAQRKFPQHVDCRTFHSLAFRHTARDITAKLQLPRFSPSRLASDLGLTPVQVKRQIEGKSQFVTLTPERQARFVSDAVSTFCSTHASYPAPRHLQFPDWLVASEAEQLRDTLYPYVERRWQQSIDPRHPAGIGHDIYLKLWALSKPVIPADFILFDEAQDADPLMMGILSNQPNQVIYVGDAHQQIYEWRGAVNAMKRLPLPQTLLTQSFRFGDQIADVANGFLKALQEDVPLRGNPAMASTLGKSMVHGQKDAILCRTNASAMVNLLSGLKMGHKVALQADTERLLKFSQSAERLKKGQAAYGVPELAYFNNWRDVQDYSETSEGSDLKTLVKLVDEHGTETLNQAINSLTTLDKADYIISTAHKAKGLEWSRVQIDNDFYYDMTSQAVKISPEELRLLYVACTRAKVNLDIFNIQDLIHGLKDKKVIYG; from the coding sequence ATGTCAAATCCCAGCGTTATCCCCAACCAATCCCCTGCCCACAGCCTGACGCAACGCCCAACGGGGGAGCAGCAGCAGGCTGTCGATATGGCACTCACGCGCCAGTCGTTTAAAGTGGTAGCGTATGCCGGCGCAGGTAAGACCACCACGCTTAATTTAATCGGTAATCAGCTACGTGGTCGCGGGATTTATTTGGCATTTAACAAGGCGATTGCTGCAGAAGCGCAGCGTAAATTCCCCCAGCATGTCGACTGTCGCACTTTTCACTCATTGGCATTTCGTCATACCGCTCGCGATATCACCGCAAAGCTGCAGCTACCGCGTTTTTCTCCCAGTCGCCTTGCCTCAGATTTGGGCTTGACCCCTGTGCAAGTCAAACGCCAAATTGAAGGCAAAAGCCAGTTTGTGACCTTAACACCAGAGCGACAAGCGCGATTTGTGTCCGATGCGGTGAGCACGTTTTGTAGTACCCATGCCAGCTACCCCGCGCCGCGTCATTTGCAGTTTCCTGACTGGTTGGTTGCCAGTGAAGCTGAGCAGCTGCGCGATACCTTATACCCGTATGTAGAGCGCCGCTGGCAACAGTCGATTGACCCGCGCCACCCTGCGGGGATTGGGCATGATATTTATCTTAAACTCTGGGCGCTATCCAAACCGGTGATTCCTGCGGATTTTATCTTATTTGATGAAGCGCAAGATGCCGACCCCTTGATGATGGGGATTTTGTCCAATCAGCCCAACCAAGTTATCTATGTGGGTGACGCGCATCAGCAAATTTATGAATGGCGCGGCGCTGTCAATGCCATGAAGCGCCTGCCGCTCCCACAAACCTTGCTCACCCAATCGTTTCGATTTGGCGACCAAATTGCTGATGTGGCGAATGGGTTTTTAAAAGCGCTACAAGAAGATGTGCCACTGCGCGGTAATCCTGCGATGGCGTCTACCTTAGGCAAAAGTATGGTGCATGGTCAAAAAGATGCCATTCTTTGCCGTACCAATGCCAGTGCGATGGTCAATCTGTTATCTGGGCTTAAAATGGGACATAAAGTTGCGCTACAAGCTGATACAGAGCGTTTGCTCAAATTTAGTCAATCTGCCGAACGGCTAAAAAAAGGACAAGCGGCATATGGTGTGCCTGAGCTTGCCTACTTTAATAATTGGCGCGACGTGCAGGATTATAGCGAGACGAGCGAAGGCAGCGATTTAAAAACCCTCGTCAAATTGGTGGATGAACATGGCACCGAAACGCTAAACCAAGCGATTAATAGCTTGACCACACTGGACAAAGCCGACTATATCATCTCTACCGCGCATAAAGCCAAAGGGCTAGAATGGTCGCGGGTGCAAATTGACAATGATTTTTATTATGATATGACTTCTCAGGCGGTAAAAATCTCCCCCGAAGAGCTGCGCTTATTGTATGTCGCCTGTACCCGCGCCAAAGTGAATTTGGATATTTTTAATATTCAAGATTTGATTCACGGACTCAAAGATAAAAAGGTGATTTATGGCTAG
- the tatC gene encoding twin-arginine translocase subunit TatC, whose amino-acid sequence MPITEHLIELRRHLIHGFAAVLVIFLALAGFSREIYDIFSAPLTALLPVNSSMIATDITSSFLAPIKLTLYLAVILAMPYILYQIWSFIAPGLYKHEKRIALPVLLSSVILFYLGIAFAYYVVLKSVLAFFIKFSPDNVLPMTDIESYLNFVLKLFLVFGATFEIPVLTLLLVLAGVVTVDSLAQKRRYIIVGCFGIAALVTPPDGLSMVMLAIPMWLLFELGLVMARVLVKEKALLQNNS is encoded by the coding sequence ATGCCTATCACTGAGCATTTGATTGAACTGCGCCGTCATTTGATTCACGGTTTTGCCGCGGTGTTAGTGATTTTTTTGGCGTTGGCGGGTTTTTCGCGAGAAATCTACGATATTTTTTCCGCCCCGTTAACGGCGTTGTTGCCAGTCAATTCTTCTATGATTGCAACCGATATCACCTCGTCATTTTTGGCACCGATTAAATTGACGCTGTATCTGGCTGTTATCTTGGCGATGCCGTATATTTTGTACCAGATTTGGTCATTTATTGCCCCAGGGCTATATAAGCATGAAAAACGTATCGCCCTACCCGTGCTATTGTCATCGGTGATATTGTTTTATCTGGGGATTGCGTTTGCCTATTATGTCGTGCTCAAAAGCGTGCTGGCTTTTTTTATCAAATTCTCACCCGACAACGTGCTACCGATGACCGATATCGAAAGCTATCTAAATTTTGTGCTCAAGCTATTTTTGGTGTTTGGGGCAACCTTTGAGATTCCTGTGTTGACGCTGCTACTAGTCTTGGCTGGGGTGGTGACAGTGGATAGCTTAGCGCAAAAACGCCGTTACATCATCGTGGGTTGTTTTGGTATTGCCGCATTGGTAACACCGCCAGATGGTTTATCGATGGTGATGCTGGCTATCCCGATGTGGTTATTGTTTGAACTCGGTCTAGTGATGGCGCGGGTATTGGTTAAAGAAAAAGCGTTATTACAGAACAACAGCTAA
- the tatB gene encoding Sec-independent protein translocase protein TatB has translation MFDIGFSEILLFGAIALIVLGPEKLPQAARTAGQWYAKFRRTVATLQSEIEAELDLAETRKQMQLELEKIRQAEVDMKREMEALRSSVSELQQHGKVPSMQAHNQSADTTPSLVHDTNAVRLPPEPLSHESPSHEPSNHKPPSHLAKPTTDITALLPDKPLDNSLGNSLDRPPDESYLTETKADDYLLSLEADVEADAVAKDLHEALFAATEPMYYRWFLLSDYDRVRRLPNPPFLPNYQADPLLHKLPSLVGVAQ, from the coding sequence ATGTTTGATATAGGTTTCTCCGAAATACTGTTATTTGGGGCGATTGCACTGATTGTGCTGGGCCCTGAAAAACTCCCCCAAGCGGCGCGTACTGCAGGTCAGTGGTATGCCAAATTCCGCCGTACGGTTGCAACGCTGCAATCAGAAATTGAAGCGGAACTTGATCTTGCCGAAACGCGCAAGCAAATGCAGCTTGAGCTGGAAAAAATCCGCCAAGCTGAAGTTGATATGAAGCGCGAGATGGAAGCCCTTCGCAGCAGTGTGAGCGAACTACAGCAACATGGCAAAGTGCCTTCGATGCAAGCTCACAATCAATCGGCTGATACAACCCCTAGTCTTGTTCATGATACTAACGCAGTTAGACTACCCCCTGAACCACTCAGCCATGAATCACCCAGTCATGAACCTTCCAATCATAAGCCACCTAGTCATTTAGCTAAGCCAACAACGGATATCACCGCGCTTTTACCAGACAAGCCACTAGATAATTCACTGGGCAATTCACTGGACAGGCCACCTGACGAATCTTATCTGACAGAAACCAAAGCAGATGATTATTTGCTGAGTCTAGAAGCTGATGTCGAAGCCGATGCAGTGGCTAAAGACTTACATGAAGCCCTATTTGCTGCCACTGAGCCAATGTATTATCGTTGGTTTTTGCTCAGTGATTATGACCGTGTCAGACGTCTTCCCAATCCGCCGTTTTTACCCAATTATCAAGCCGATCCGCTACTGCACAAGTTGCCAAGTTTGGTTGGAGTTGCCCAGTGA
- the tatA gene encoding Sec-independent protein translocase subunit TatA, translating into MGSFSITHWLILLVVVVVIFGTSKLKNAGKDLGGAVKGFKDAVKDENEQHLNKNRVLEHEKAELNTTQTQQDKHNV; encoded by the coding sequence ATGGGTAGTTTCTCAATCACACATTGGTTAATTTTACTGGTTGTTGTTGTGGTCATTTTTGGCACTTCAAAACTGAAAAATGCCGGTAAAGATTTGGGTGGTGCCGTTAAAGGCTTTAAAGATGCGGTCAAAGATGAAAACGAGCAGCATCTGAACAAAAACCGTGTCCTTGAACACGAAAAAGCTGAACTCAATACCACGCAGACCCAACAAGATAAACATAACGTTTAA
- the hisI gene encoding phosphoribosyl-AMP cyclohydrolase: MNWLDTLKFDDNGLMPAVAQDFHTGRILMMAWMNRESLRLTAEKMQAVYWSRSRGKLWHKGESSGHFQQVHEIRLDCDADVIVLSVTQVGGIACHTGRQSCFYRLLADDHGQLQWQITDAVIKDPDAIYGENAKPTHEHSPLSSNSTQTSNPTQTSNAIQSPTTSADILTALDKVLIERKDANPDSSYVASLYHKGINKILEKVGEEATEAIIAAKDINIANDTPYEAVADDTAVKDLVYEVADVWFHTMVTLAWFNIPSWAVTNELARRFGLSGIDEKAARQIP; this comes from the coding sequence ATGAATTGGCTAGATACACTAAAATTTGATGACAATGGGCTCATGCCTGCAGTCGCTCAAGATTTTCATACCGGGCGCATTTTGATGATGGCATGGATGAATCGCGAGTCATTACGTCTGACTGCTGAAAAAATGCAAGCTGTGTATTGGTCACGCTCTCGCGGTAAACTATGGCACAAAGGCGAAAGCTCTGGGCATTTTCAGCAAGTCCATGAAATCCGTTTAGACTGCGATGCTGATGTGATTGTGTTGTCAGTCACCCAAGTGGGTGGGATTGCTTGCCACACGGGTCGGCAGTCCTGTTTTTATCGTCTGCTTGCCGATGACCACGGACAGCTACAATGGCAAATCACTGATGCTGTCATCAAAGACCCTGATGCGATTTATGGTGAAAACGCTAAACCGACTCATGAACACTCGCCGCTTTCCAGCAATTCGACACAAACAAGTAATCCAACACAAACAAGCAATGCGATTCAGTCCCCTACGACGTCAGCGGATATTTTAACCGCGTTAGATAAAGTATTGATTGAGCGTAAAGATGCCAATCCTGATAGCTCATACGTGGCAAGCTTATACCATAAAGGTATCAACAAAATCTTAGAAAAAGTCGGTGAAGAAGCCACCGAAGCCATTATCGCTGCCAAAGATATCAACATTGCCAACGATACCCCTTATGAAGCCGTCGCCGATGATACCGCGGTGAAAGATTTGGTATATGAAGTTGCTGATGTTTGGTTTCACACAATGGTCACATTGGCATGGTTTAATATACCGTCTTGGGCTGTCACCAATGAATTGGCAAGACGTTTTGGCTTATCGGGTATCGATGAAAAAGCCGCACGTCAAATCCCTTAA